The Variovorax sp. S12S4 genome includes the window GGCAAATCGTGTTCGGAGGCATACACTGAAATCCGGTGACTGCCAGCCCCAAGTGGGGGTACAGAAGGGGGTACAGACCTCCTGAATCCCCGGGATGGCGGTTTTGTACCCCCACCCCCGGATGTACCCCATGCCGTTGACCGATGCCGCATGCCGCAACGCCTCCTGTCCGCCTGACCGAAAGCAGGCCCGCTATACCGACGCCGGTGGCCTGTATCTGGAAGTCTCAGCGTCGGGTTCTCGCAGATGGTTCTGGAAGTTCAGGATCGAGGGCGTCGAGAAGAAATTCGCCCTGGGCTCCTATCCCGATGTGAGCCTGGCGGCGGCGCGCAAGGCGCGTGATGCGGCCAAGGTGCAGAAAGCGGCCGGCATCAACCCCATCCAGGCGAGGCAGGTCATCAAGCTCAAGGCGGCCGTAAACACCGGCGACACCTTTCGAGAGACGGCGCTCGAGTGGTTCGACAAGCACCATGGGCGCTGGAGCGGTCACTATGCGACACGCGAGAAACGCAATCTGGAAAAGGACCTGTTTCCGTACTTCGCTGCTCGTCGCATCAGCGAGATCGAAGCTATCGAGTTGCTGGCGGCCCTGCGCCGCGTCGAGGAGCGTGGCGCTCTCGACGTGGCCGGCCGTGTGCTGATGACGGCACGCGCAGTGTGGCGCTACGCGGTGGCGACAGCGCGGGCGCCGCGCGATATCACGGCGGATCTCAAGGGGCCCTCACGCCCCACAAGAAGCGCCACTTCGCGGCAATCACGGATCCGGCCCAATTGGGGACGCTGGTACGCGTCATTCGGGGATACCA containing:
- a CDS encoding tyrosine-type recombinase/integrase, yielding MPLTDAACRNASCPPDRKQARYTDAGGLYLEVSASGSRRWFWKFRIEGVEKKFALGSYPDVSLAAARKARDAAKVQKAAGINPIQARQVIKLKAAVNTGDTFRETALEWFDKHHGRWSGHYATREKRNLEKDLFPYFAARRISEIEAIELLAALRRVEERGALDVAGRVLMTARAVWRYAVATARAPRDITADLKGPSRPTRSATSRQSRIRPNWGRWYASFGDTRAVPSCVRRFNWRPCFFSARTNCERRPGPKSISTGRSGRCPLRG